Sequence from the Nasonia vitripennis strain AsymCx chromosome 5, Nvit_psr_1.1, whole genome shotgun sequence genome:
TTGTGCTATGACTTTAGGATtgcatataataatatatataaatattatattatatttaagttttggttttttattaatatatatattatatttatatctatatatatatatatatatatatataatatgtcTTTAAAGTTTTGTACGACTCTTTGGAACATGTCGTTACTTCAGTTCACAAGGACGCAAAACTGGATTTGCATTGTCCAAAGATGACTTTCAATTAGGAAACCTGTGCATCACTCTTCCATCAATAACAAATATATGAAAACGCTTTTACCACAAAACATGAGATTCGTATCACGTAAGACTATCAACTGATCAAATTTATCGCCATGGAACTTCtttattattgttgtacaCCGTTTGTGAGGAAACACATGCAACAATGATGTCTTAGCTGGTTGATGAcagattttaattattactttaCTACAACATTTAGTAAGTTATACACATATGATCTTATATATTGTATTTACCTCATCACCACTTATATCACTCATTGTGGATTAGCACTTAAGATTACTGAAAGGTCTAGAATTAAATTTCCATTACTATTCAACATTGAATTTTCAACATCATTATAGAGACAAACAAGAAATTcaacaatttgaaaaaatcctCGAAAAACTTTAATGAATCATGATAAACCTTGTATAATTTCAGCAATTATTGTCTTTGTCAAAATCGTGTTAACAACTCCACAATGAGCTTTGATTTTCGGGTACAAGGTTTGGCAATtgagtctctctctccgtgtTCCTGTTGCTTTATCTGCAGGTGCTTTTATTGTGCAGAGAATATTTAATTAAGTTACGAAACTATCGCCAACCTCACTTCAAATCAGCATTGAGAGGTAAGCCAGTTTAGACGTCATTAGGCGCATACATTGGAAGTGGGATGTGTGTACCTTATACAACTGTGCACTCAATGCAGTAGGATCATAATTTTTGGTTCTTGACCCATGCACTAGTGTGAGTGTGATTCATCTAGCTAACTAAATTTTCCATTCTTCTATCGGAGGCTgagctaattttttttcttttaaatccATCATCGCAAAAATATACTCTCTtcaatcaaaatatatatagtctCAATCTAATCAATGCTGTTCCGTATCATatcataaacaaaatataCCTTTAGACGTTCTCAAGGTACCTCGTATATTCTATTATATAACGAAACGCTTTATCCCGTTTGATCTTTTACAGACTTAATTACAACCATTAATATTAGTAGTATACGCTTAGAAGACGATTACTTGTAACGGTCCCTAAAAATCCAAAGCAGACCACATCAAAACATTCGCTCGCGACTACGTGTAATtaagtatacttatatatcTCGTATGTCCTACATGAGGAGAAGAAAAACTGAGCATGACTCGAAGACTGCGTGCTACATCTCGatttcgttttattatttcgacGGAAGATCGTACGGGAGCTTGTGCATCCTCGTCATCAGGTTTTTACTCTCGACGATTTACTTATCGCTTATTAGAGGAGGCGAGATCGTAGACAGAGCGATGACGCGCGTAGggattattgttgttgttgttgttgttgtagaGGTAGTtgcgctgttgctgctggtgTTGGTAACGGCTCTGGTAGCGGGCAATGCAGGCATCTTCCTCGTCGGAACGGCACAGGGCAGACCTAGAGATCGATGGGGCGTAGCGAGGCAGCAGCATCGCGGCTTGTACGCAATGCTTCTTCGATGCCAGACTGTCGTCCATGTCCTCCTCTTGGCAGATCTTCTCGGCCTCAACGGCAAACCTCTCCAAGCACTCGTCTTGGTCCTGGAACAAGAGAGTGATTTTTGTTTGAACATTCgtttttagaaataaaattatcaaacaGAATTGTACTCACGCAGGCACTGCAAATGTGGTAGAGGACGCAGGGCACATGGAGAACCTGTCTGAAGTCTCCGATCAGAGCCTCGGTGGCCTTGCAGCGCCTCTCGATTATGTCGACCTGAGGACAGCTGGTCTCCTCTTCGATACCTTAAACAGTTAAAAAATCTTCGTTGATACCAGGACCCCTTACATTATTTCCCACTTCGCGATTCCATAAAACACGTCTTACCCTGATAGTCTTCAATGACGTTCCCGTTTCGCTTGTCTTCATTAGGATTTCCCTCGACCGGATGATTAGCCGTCAGGTTGTTCTGCGCCTGTGCGGCCTTCTCCCTCTGCGCAGCGGCGTCTCTGCTCAGCTCGTACAAAGCTCTGCGGAGCTTTTCCAGAGAGTAAGCTGCGGCGAGTCGGGACATGATTTCTTCCTTCACCTCCTGGTTATCCATGTTGTTCTTCGAGCCGACCTGAACAGCCTCCTCGATCATCAGGTTCTTCATGTTGCGCAGCTTCGAGTCCATCTGGTGCAACTTGTCGCGCTTCTCGCCGCTGTCCTTGTCCACGGGTTTCAGGTTCTCCGCCATTATCTGAAACACAAGATTTCGTCCCCGAGTTGAAGGTTCCGTTCGTTCAAAACTCGTCAGAGGACCGATCATGCCTTTCGACAAACCTCGTAGTACTTCTGGAGCAGGTACTCGTCGTCCTGGTCTTGAGTTCCAGGTTTGGCCATGTACACGGCCTTCTTCTTCCTGCGATCGATACCGAAGTACTCCGACCAGTCGACGCTCTTCTTTTTCACTTCGATCGGTCGCTCCTTGTTCGTCTTGCTTGCCTTGGCTATGCTCTCTTTGACGTTCTTACTGTTGGACTTGGTTGACTCGGTGGAGTGATCGTGCGCGTGCTCAGAGTGATTATCGCTCTTGGCGTGATTGTGATCGTGATCGTGAGTATGGTCATGGCCGTGCTCGTGATCGTGATCGTGATCGTGATCGTGATCATGGGTGTGATTGACCGTCTCCGTCGACTGCGTGCCGAAGAGGCCACCTAAGTCTTGAGCCACCTAGTGTAACACAAGTTCAGGTTTTTTAGGTGCTGTCTAGGTATGGGGTCTATACGTCCATTCAGGTATACATCTATGAAGACTGTGGTTTTACAAACCTTAGGATCGGTGGTCTGTCGCTTCTTGTTCATGGCCTTGGCGCTTCTCTTAGTCACGGGGAACCGCTTGTACACGTCCCGGTAGTTCTTGTAATCTCGACTGAAGAGCGGATACCTAGCGTTGACGTTTCTGCGCTCGGCCATCGGGATGTGAGCGTATCGCGGGTCTTGCTCTTCGTCACGCTCCTCATCGCCCATAATTTCGCTCAGAAGCATTTGGTCGTCACTGAAAATTCGATTATCCGTGTGATGTATCTTCTATTGCGCGTGAATCTTCATATTTATGGAAACTAGGTCAATTACCCGTAAGCATTGTTATCCGGCTGGTTCTTGTTGTACTTGTCGTAGATCATCTCGAGGGTCCTCTGGTAGTCCTCGTCGTCGAGCTGGCCCTGGTCTTCGAGGAAGTCGTTGTTGATGTCCTCCAGAAGCATTCTAGCCAGGTCTTTGTCGCTGATTCTACCGGTTCCGGAATTTCCGCCTCTCTTGTGGCTGCCGCTGCGCTCGCGTTCGCGGAACATCGATTGAGTTGGCGCTTCctgataaaaaatgttcaatatcATCGATTTTCCATTGTCGACTTTTAACAATATAAAACGCCTATTCGCAGTTTAAAATTCGTGCGGCATCCCTTTTTCATTCAGGAGTCACACAATGCGAAACGATTGCATTGTGCCGCGCTTTGTATCTTTCCAATATTGTAGTATTGTACGAAATCGCGCACCTGATCATTGGTGTACTGCAGATAATCCATCAAGGCGCGATTGAACTGCTTGTTGTTCAGATGCTGGTATCCGTCGCCGATGGTTTCCAGCTGACCGACGCCCTCTACAAAACGCCGAATTATCAGGTTTATCCACCTATACCTGATTCACTTCCAAATAAACAACCAAAACGCACGACTCACCGTTAGGTATGAAAGCGAGGCTCTCCTCGTTGTCATCGATCTCGTCGTTCCCAGCATTGCTGCCGGAGGAGCCGACCTGTTGCCTCTGCAACTTTCCGCCGCCAGCAACGGCAGCAGCACCGTAAGGCGTCAGGTCGGCGTAATAAGCTTGGGCGTTAGCATTGAGTGACCTCTGCTTCCTGGTGACGGCGTTCAGGGCCGACCTGAGGGACTCCTCGCTCGTCTGGTGCGGTACCGGGCTCAGAGCTCCGACCAGGCTCAGAGCCAGCAGCAGTAACCAGTACTCCGTCATGATGTTATTGGAAGTGGCGTTGCTTTCAATCTGGGGTTCGTTAAGACGGTATTGATACGGCTGTATTGTTGCTAATTGCAGGGCAGAATCGATTTTCTCGGAAGTCCTACAGaggtgcgcgcgtgtatggTATAGTTTAATTAACCGCGGAATCGTCTGTTTTGATGAACCACTTAGGGAATGTGTGCTGCGTCTGAGAAAACAACATCGCAACGCCTCTCCCCGATGAATAATTCAGTGTTGTGATTAAAGCTTCGTCCAGCTCGCTGACCAATTCACGAATTTGCACAATCGATCTACTACTCGCCCCTTATCACCCACACTCGCACACGCTGCGCCTGTTCAGCAATCGATAGGGAGTGTCGAGTCCTCGTTGCGGctcattaattattaattcaaataCTCATGAATATATACCTCGTGCACACACTATGCGCCAAACGCGCAGTGCTTACTTtgtggaaaaagaaaaacagtaAACAGCCTGGCACTGCGGAGTTATTGGAAAACTGCTTGACtggaaaagagcgagagagagagagagagcttgcgcggATGGCGTAtaagtgtgcgcgcgcgtgtgtgagtgtgacTACGTCAACGCGGACGTCCATTCATTTCCATCCAGATGTTAGCGCGAGAGGCTGATGTTATACACAAAGTCTTTTGGATTCGAGTAACTTTGAAGTTAGGAACGACGACGTTCCTCCGCTGTATCAATAGCGTGGGATGAATGAAGCGGAGACCGTCGTCGGGAAAGTTCGATATGGAAGCGAAAGCTCGAAAAGGATAAAAGGCTTATCAACGCAGGACTACCGACGTCACCGGTACACCCGCCCACTTCGTCCTGCCTAGGACAGGACTTTACGTTCGCAACATAATTTCAATTATCCAGAAACTCACCTGCGCTTAAATCCTCATCTACGACGGGGACGACGTTCCGGCCTCTGTTCTATTCAAAGGTAATCCACTCGCGGAGAAATGCGGGGAGTAACTCACTTCGAGAGACGGAGGGAAAAAAGTTAACACTGGCGCTTACAGGAAGAGCTCTCGAGGGCTTCTGGCCTCGCGGCACGCAGACTCCTCGGCTTTATAGAGCCGTCAGCGAGGGAGGACCTGCCGATCGATAGAGCCGCGCATGTCTCTGCCTCGGCCACAGCAACAAGTTACGAGAGGACTTCCAGAGGCGGGGTTCTGACCCTTCGTAAACGTCCATCTCTCAGCTCGTCCTCAGCTTCTGCTGCATCGGATGCATATTTATGCGTCGTACTGATGGCcatgatgctgctgctgttggtcATCGTACGAGGAGATTCGGGGGATAATTGGGTGGATTTCGTGGGAATCGACAGCGGAAACCACCATTTGCAGCGACCCTTCGAGGGTGGCTGCgttaagaaattaaaaggTAATGCACGGGGGCACGATTTTTCGCTTCGCGAAACGCGTATAAATAATGAGCTACGGTCGTTATAACCGACGATCTTCGACGCgttatataattgaatatgaaTAAAAGAAGCCGTCAGGGCGGAGGAGATGGGATCGATAGAGCGCGAAACGGAAAGGAAATATGTTTGACTCGAGGAGCTTTCCATGGGAGAAGAATCGCCTAACGAATCGAGGTCACGCGCCTGAAGTTACAACGTCGCCGTTGTTATATACTTCGCACTGCAGCGTGTGCATCAGACACTGCCTCGATAAACATAAACTTGTGTAATTATATGCGACTAAACGGTAAATTGAAAGAGGCGATCGATACATCGGCGCTGTTAAGCCTGCGTCCTTTCaacaaatttaattaatcCGGCGAAGCGAGTGCAGGCGCACtcgttaaaacaaaaaaaaaaaatagggaAACTATctcgaaatgaaaaaaaaacaacaaacaaacaaaattctTCCTTTTTGTCAACTTCACGAATCCAGATTGCGTATCGATTACAAGAGCCTGTACCGACGGTAATCCATTATGGAGCGCAGATAGTGCTTATCACACGACACACGGCGCCGATAAGCGTCGACAAAACGTCCGAGATCACCGCGGATGATTATTACTCGCAATGTACTGACGGCGATGCTGCCAAAATGTCGCGGACAGACAACCTCTCCAACCTACAGCAGTTCCCGCCTCTGACAGCAGAACCACCAGGTATGTATAtcctatattattattatatcctTTTTTTGAAGTTCATTTGATTGGGCTATTCATCGGGAATCGATCGATAGCCCGTCCACGTCGTGCGTGTGCCTGTACGCATAGTATTGCGCACGTGATATTTCgagatatatattttttcttgtttcttttttctttcgggCCTTCAAGAGACGTCAATAAACGCACCGGACGATGGCCTGTTCTTGCCGCCCATATATACCAGCCCCTCGATTATCACGATCCAGCCGTCGAGTCTGCGAGGTCAGTAtagactatttttttttctttctatgAATTAAGAAAATGCGTTTTTAGAGCCGttatcaaattaataaactaAAATTATCTCTCGGTTATGCCCGGAGTTATAAAGTATTTGTGGTGAGAGATATAAGTCTGACAGAAGTATGTGTGCGTCTTGATATCGCAGAGGAGAATCGATCGCCGCGGAGGCCAGTGCCAATCAACACCTTGGACTGGGTGTCGACGCCCCGATCGCAGCTCGGCGTCTTCTCCGGGACCTACTTCCTATCGAGCGTCGAGCAGCTCGAGATTCAACAAGTTGTGGACCTCAGCTCACGTACGtgatatttattgttttttacatttcttttttcatttgtgAGAAATTGTAATTGAAACTTTatcggaatttttttttcttgggTAAAAGCGATGATCTATAGATTATAGCGCGCACTGTAGATAAAAGTGTtgactttttaaaagttttagaGTGAGCTGTAACTTTGCAAGTATTGAAGCATGAGTCGGAGTGAAAATTAGAAATTACGACAGCACTTTGTCGCGTGAATTCCAATCGACGGTGATCTACGGAATCATTGAACATTTCGCCACCCTCTATTAATCTTTCCTCTTCCACAGTTCTAGGAAAGTCGAAAAATGGGGCACAGTACCGGGTACGAGTTCCCCGCGCGGAGACGATATTCCTGGCGATCGAGGACTCGAAAGAGTGTCAGCGCACGTTCCTGCGCTCGTCCCGCGAGCTCACCCTCAACATCATGGATCCCTCCGGCGAGACATCTTTCGTTATTAGGAAAAGCCTCAGCTGGGGCTGTATGCCTGGATTCCTTCACGTACGTACATAACTCTGCGCTCACTTCTTTGTGCTTTGTAGCGTATACTTATAGATGACGCTTATGAAAATGGATTTTTCGAAATTGCAGAGGGTGAGCGTCGAGTCGACGAATTACATAGGCAGCGTCGAGCAGAATTTCACCGTTCTGGGGATCAGTTTTACCGTGTACGATCATAACAGGACGCCGCTGTGTTTTATCGACGGACCCAATGTTTACTCTTGCTGTATGTCCACGGAGACGCAATTTCAGGTTTGTCAGTTGCTCGcatggaaaaatatttttctggaTCGAATGCGCAGTTTTCAATTATTGCTCGACGTTCGTACAAGCGTTCGATTTCCAGTAACGAGGAAAAAATCGAATCATcgtttgtaatgaaaaattatgacgaTTTCGGATTTACGTAAACGTGGAatgcaattaaaaatgttacgcGCGTGTAATTATTTGCTCGAGTCATTATCGAGTGTGCAATTGGACCAGTCGAACGTTTTTTcttgtaaattatttatactaaaattattgcaatttttatttttttttagattgtttccGTGGATAAAAGCCGGCAGATAGCTTCGCTTATACGTCACTGGGACCATGCCTTAGTGGATTATTCCGTGCTGCTCACTTTCACGCCAGACACCGACGTAAAGCTGAAAGGATTGCTTCTCGGAGCCGCGTTTCTTCTGGTAATAAAGGGCGCCAAACCTTCTATGTATCACCTATATGCTCACTCCACTTTGCATACTGATAAATcatctttaataaattaaccTTCTCCTTTTCAGGAATTCCTCTTCTTCGAACATCGGGGCCGAAGATGAATTTTACTTCTCATtattcttcttcctcttctatttgtatatttatatatatgccCGTCTTacgtatactgtatattaagtAAAAGTTGTTATACGTATTGACCCACACTGAAATGGGATCATTTCCTGATCGAGACTCGGCTTTTGATTACATATCTCTGCGAACATCCTACTTCGAAAATTGTTCAGATACGAGAAATAGTTATATTTTTGCAATTGTTAAAGATTCACTAGTTAATAAGCATCTAGTGCAATACTAGGGCGATGTAGATTGAGACGCCCGTCACAATTGTGACCACAGAGATTAAAGAATAAATCTTGTAAATGTTAAGATACTAAAATCAACTGTATCAAACGTTCTTAAAAAGCTCGTTAAATAGCCCATCATCGCATCCCATCCATGAATGAAAGTCCGCGAGCGGTTGAATAGCCGCTGGCCAGGAGAGTAAAGTACAGTTCGATAAGCCTGTTCACCTCGTAAAATGGGAACTCACACGTACGCATACATGTCTATAATAGGCGTCCACACCTGGCGATGAGCGCAGGCGCTCACATCGACCCGGATAGTAGAGCTCGACGCGCGCCAATAAAAGCGCGGCGGCCGGGGAAAAGGTCGCGGTCATGACGACGAGCCTTCATCGGCGCAACAAGCGACTCGACGAGATGCGCGCATATTTACACCTTTGCGGCATTATCTAGTCTAGCGCGCTGCCAAGTGTGCGATAGACTCGTCGCTCAAACACCTGTTAGCCAATTTTCGTGCGGCGAgcgataatttaaattttgtttatcgAATGGCTACTGGAACGCTTGTGCGTAGTTGGCTGTGCAGTTGCTGAGTGGAGAAGGGATATATAGTGCATTGGGGCCGCAGTATTTTGGGAGGAGACGCCAGTTGCGCTGCGCGCTGCACAATGGTCGTCGTGATATTCGCGTTCATCGGCGTCTGCCTGTTGCTTTACTATCTGTTCTACCTGGGGTTTGTTTGCTTCCTCGACTGCGATATCAAGCTGTTTTTCTATGATAAGTTTGGAAAGTCCGTAGGTAATtgaatttgtatttattttttcgaataCGGTTTCATACAGCATGGCTTGCGAATACTGctgcttttaattaaaattctgGTTCTCATGATTCTGACGCGTGGAATTGAAACGGTAATATCGTTTACCATTTGCGAAACGCAGTCACTGATTTATTCAAGATCGTTAAGTTAATCCAGCTATTTCCAGTAaaaaatttctcaatttttgtTGTGAtaagataattaattataCGGTTACGCAATGGATGCGTCGAAGTGCTTTTGTGCGATGAGATTGAGTCGTGGAAAAATCTTTTTACAATCTTCTCCAGACGTCCATAAAAAGTCTATACAACTTTTTTATAGATACTCTGAGCGGCAAAGTAGTATGGATAACGGGAGCTTCCAGTGGTATCGGTGAGCATCTGGCATATGAGCTTGCCAAAGGTGGATGCAAACTAGTATTATCAGCCAGAAGAGAAGCTGAATTGTACAAAGTCAAGACTAATTGCTTAGCAAGTAAAGTTACTTACtattacaatatttaaatacgGTTTCGCATTATTCTTGAAATTTGCATCAACATAACGTCGATTTTCAGTCAATCCGAATTTGCAAGATCATGACATACACGTCCTAGTATTTGACGTCCGAGCCATTGAATCTCACCAGAGAGTATTTGATAATGTACTCTCTACATATGGAAGAGTAAGAGATAATGTTTATCAAGCATAACAACGTTTGTAAGCATGAAAATTtagtgaattatttttaacttttcagTTGGATGTACTAGTCAATAATGCTGGAAGAAGTCAAAGAGCTCACTGGGAGCAAATAGATCTAGCGGTTGACAAGGAAGTCTTTGATTTGAATACTTTTTCGGTTGTGCATCTGACTAGACTAGCTGTGAAACAGTTTCTGCATCAAGGGGGTGGCCATGTAGCTGTGACCTCGAGTTTAGCTGGAATTTTAGGTGCTCCGTTTTCTGCCTCTTACACTGGATCAAAACACGCCATTCATGTTAGTATTTAATTCTTGTACAGtgatttttctaaaatcaaaaaatttaatttattgaacGATTATTTACTTCAGGGATACTTTGATTCCTTGCGTATGGAAAAACTGACTTCCAATATCAAGGTGACCATTGTTTGCCCTGGGCCTATTCAAACAGACTTCCTTGCTGAAAGTTTTACCGAAAATGTCGGAGAAGTGAGTCTCTTGGAACCTTCCTCGTATTACCACTGTATTTGTTAGTTTTCTAAGATGCAAACAAATCATTTTAGAAATACGGACAACAAACCGAGATCGCGTCAAACAAATTATCCGCCCAAAGATGTGCCAAATTATTTGCATCAGCACTTGCCAACAAACTAGATGAAGTGTGGATAGGCCAAGCTAGCAGTCTTCAATTAACTTATGCAGTAAAGTACTACCCCAACGTAGCATCCTTGTGAGTACCACCATTATTTTATActacaaaaataatcaatacaAATGAAAAACTAATAAAAGATAATGACTATTCTAGGTTCATGCCCTACATAGGAACAACTTACATTCAGAAAATGAGGGATGCCAAAGTAACAGTGGCCGTAGAGCAGTAATCAAACTACTTGATGTAATAAATGTCATAACCATTCCATTTAGTAACTTCTGCCATATATTACATTGTGATAACATGTACAAGGTACAAAAAGGGAattttgtatatgtatatactaattaatattatatttgtaatgattttgttttgttttctaCAATTAAATATTACGTTTCTGTTTTATCTCTGACTCGAGCTTCCTTACCTAATAAAATAGCCTGCTtgaataatttacaataaagttCTACGGCGCACGGCGTGTCGTCGTTGCCAGGCACGGGATAAGTTATAAGATTTGGATTGCAATTAGAATCAACAATTCCCACTGTGGGTATCAGCATTTTAGCGGCGTTGCTCACAGCCCTATGCTCCAGCATGACGGTATTTAAGGTGCTCAAAAATATACAAAGATCTGGTAACCTTGTGACCGCTCCAAATTCTTTCGTAGAGTTGGTGAATATACCTCCTCTCCATCTCCTCGTGTGAGCAAACTCTCCGCATTCCTTTGCTGTCTTCTCCACCAGATGAGTGTTCTGCGGATTTCTGCAGAGAAACAAGATGATTCCTTGGTTATAGGCTATATGCGCTGTGAAGTTCAGGGCCTCTCTGAGGAGTTCGGCTGTGTGGTCCAGATCAAATATCAAGTGTCCCATCCTGGATCCATAGATGAAGGGTCTCATGTGCTCATCCAGCGTTCCCTCTTTGTGTCCATAGTGCACTCTGGCATCGAACAAGTCTTTGACGGTGAACAACTTGTGCACTTGAAAGTAGTCCGGATGCTGCAGAGGGCTCAGCCTTACCTCCGTTGATTCTACCAAAAGATATTTTGTGCCAATTCAACTGGTCAACGCGAATAATCACGACGTAATAACAACAAATGATCTCACCTTCCGGCTGAATGTTAGGTTGTGTTTGCGTGGAAAGTTTCAAGCCCTGCACGGAGTTGGCACATCTCAGCAGGCCCTCCTTCCCCAGCACTGAAAACAGAAGAACCTCGATCAGTCACAGCCGAATTTCAACGATAAATATCAAGCTTTTAATTGAGAAAAGTAATCACGTTTATTTCTAAACACTCTCGCA
This genomic interval carries:
- the LOC100679629 gene encoding uncharacterized protein LOC100679629 isoform X1, translating into MTEYWLLLLALSLVGALSPVPHQTSEESLRSALNAVTRKQRSLNANAQAYYADLTPYGAAAVAGGGKLQRQQVGSSGSNAGNDEIDDNEESLAFIPNEGVGQLETIGDGYQHLNNKQFNRALMDYLQYTNDQEAPTQSMFRERERSGSHKRGGNSGTGRISDKDLARMLLEDINNDFLEDQGQLDDEDYQRTLEMIYDKYNKNQPDNNAYGDDQMLLSEIMGDEERDEEQDPRYAHIPMAERRNVNARYPLFSRDYKNYRDVYKRFPVTKRSAKAMNKKRQTTDPKVAQDLGGLFGTQSTETVNHTHDHDHDHDHDHEHGHDHTHDHDHNHAKSDNHSEHAHDHSTESTKSNSKNVKESIAKASKTNKERPIEVKKKSVDWSEYFGIDRRKKKAVYMAKPGTQDQDDEYLLQKYYEIMAENLKPVDKDSGEKRDKLHQMDSKLRNMKNLMIEEAVQVGSKNNMDNQEVKEEIMSRLAAAYSLEKLRRALYELSRDAAAQREKAAQAQNNLTANHPVEGNPNEDKRNGNVIEDYQGIEEETSCPQVDIIERRCKATEALIGDFRQVLHVPCVLYHICSACDQDECLERFAVEAEKICQEEDMDDSLASKKHCVQAAMLLPRYAPSISRSALCRSDEEDACIARYQSRYQHQQQQRNYLYNNNNNNNNPYARHRSVYDLASSNKR
- the LOC100679629 gene encoding uncharacterized protein LOC100679629 isoform X2, whose protein sequence is MTEYWLLLLALSLVGALSPVPHQTSEESLRSALNAVTRKQRSLNANAQAYYADLTPYGAAAVAGGGKLQRQQVGSSGSNAGNDEIDDNEESLAFIPNEGVGQLETIGDGYQHLNNKQFNRALMDYLQYTNDQEAPTQSMFRERERSGSHKRGGNSGTGRISDKDLARMLLEDINNDFLEDQGQLDDEDYQRTLEMIYDKYNKNQPDNNAYGDDQMLLSEIMGDEERDEEQDPRYAHIPMAERRNVNARYPLFSRDYKNYRDVYKRFPVTKRSAKAMNKKRQTTDPKIMAENLKPVDKDSGEKRDKLHQMDSKLRNMKNLMIEEAVQVGSKNNMDNQEVKEEIMSRLAAAYSLEKLRRALYELSRDAAAQREKAAQAQNNLTANHPVEGNPNEDKRNGNVIEDYQGIEEETSCPQVDIIERRCKATEALIGDFRQVLHVPCVLYHICSACDQDECLERFAVEAEKICQEEDMDDSLASKKHCVQAAMLLPRYAPSISRSALCRSDEEDACIARYQSRYQHQQQQRNYLYNNNNNNNNPYARHRSVYDLASSNKR
- the LOC100679597 gene encoding phospholipid scramblase 1 isoform X1, coding for MSRTDNLSNLQQFPPLTAEPPGLQETSINAPDDGLFLPPIYTSPSIITIQPSSLREENRSPRRPVPINTLDWVSTPRSQLGVFSGTYFLSSVEQLEIQQVVDLSSLLGKSKNGAQYRVRVPRAETIFLAIEDSKECQRTFLRSSRELTLNIMDPSGETSFVIRKSLSWGCMPGFLHRVSVESTNYIGSVEQNFTVLGISFTVYDHNRTPLCFIDGPNVYSCCMSTETQFQIVSVDKSRQIASLIRHWDHALVDYSVLLTFTPDTDVKLKGLLLGAAFLLEFLFFEHRGRR
- the LOC100679597 gene encoding phospholipid scramblase 2 isoform X2 yields the protein MSRTDNLSNLQQFPPLTAEPPETSINAPDDGLFLPPIYTSPSIITIQPSSLREENRSPRRPVPINTLDWVSTPRSQLGVFSGTYFLSSVEQLEIQQVVDLSSLLGKSKNGAQYRVRVPRAETIFLAIEDSKECQRTFLRSSRELTLNIMDPSGETSFVIRKSLSWGCMPGFLHRVSVESTNYIGSVEQNFTVLGISFTVYDHNRTPLCFIDGPNVYSCCMSTETQFQIVSVDKSRQIASLIRHWDHALVDYSVLLTFTPDTDVKLKGLLLGAAFLLEFLFFEHRGRR
- the LOC100119786 gene encoding dehydrogenase/reductase SDR family member 7 → MVVVIFAFIGVCLLLYYLFYLGFVCFLDCDIKLFFYDKFGKSVDTLSGKVVWITGASSGIGEHLAYELAKGGCKLVLSARREAELYKVKTNCLAINPNLQDHDIHVLVFDVRAIESHQRVFDNVLSTYGRLDVLVNNAGRSQRAHWEQIDLAVDKEVFDLNTFSVVHLTRLAVKQFLHQGGGHVAVTSSLAGILGAPFSASYTGSKHAIHGYFDSLRMEKLTSNIKVTIVCPGPIQTDFLAESFTENVGEKYGQQTEIASNKLSAQRCAKLFASALANKLDEVWIGQASSLQLTYAVKYYPNVASLFMPYIGTTYIQKMRDAKVTVAVEQ
- the LOC100119758 gene encoding 28S ribosomal protein S2, mitochondrial, encoding MAAAVARVFRNKLLGKEGLLRCANSVQGLKLSTQTQPNIQPEESTEVRLSPLQHPDYFQVHKLFTVKDLFDARVHYGHKEGTLDEHMRPFIYGSRMGHLIFDLDHTAELLREALNFTAHIAYNQGIILFLCRNPQNTHLVEKTAKECGEFAHTRRWRGGIFTNSTKEFGAVTRLPDLCIFLSTLNTVMLEHRAVSNAAKMLIPTVGIVDSNCNPNLITYPVPGNDDTPCAVELYCKLFKQAILLGKEARVRDKTET